One segment of Sinorhizobium mexicanum DNA contains the following:
- a CDS encoding YybH family protein — MKTGLLAIAALVTVELVCTSFAAEAQTHQVLKMQKTLDNEDPVAGAKQACDNFGALAAKSDTAQLVNGFYAENATYIGPTLPGGILIGREAIRKSYAEAPADVTFKGTCEHTQKLSDTVVAISGHWIATPNDPNKGEARKGSFALIFVKEGGKWLTAVDSWNIELPPPLAKAQ; from the coding sequence ATGAAGACCGGACTACTGGCAATTGCCGCGCTCGTGACTGTGGAACTGGTTTGCACTTCCTTCGCTGCCGAAGCACAGACGCACCAAGTTTTAAAGATGCAAAAGACGCTTGATAATGAAGATCCGGTGGCCGGTGCAAAACAGGCCTGCGACAATTTCGGTGCGTTGGCAGCAAAGAGTGATACGGCCCAGTTGGTCAATGGCTTTTACGCAGAAAACGCGACGTACATCGGCCCGACGCTACCTGGTGGCATCCTGATCGGTCGGGAAGCAATTCGAAAAAGCTATGCGGAAGCACCTGCGGACGTCACGTTCAAAGGCACTTGCGAGCACACCCAGAAGCTCAGCGACACAGTCGTTGCCATCAGCGGCCATTGGATCGCAACCCCAAACGACCCTAATAAGGGCGAGGCCCGCAAAGGTAGTTTCGCCCTTATCTTTGTAAAAGAGGGTGGAAAATGGCTCACGGCGGTAGACAGCTGGAACATTGAACTGCCGCCACCACTGGCCAAGGCCCAATAG
- a CDS encoding alpha/beta hydrolase family esterase: protein MFRLFTILMLVAIAPSNIRAITVCGGETACTVRQGDYRIELPMDGDLRGVYVYFHGFKSSAKLQMEQRSLVNMTLAHHLAYVAVDGIGGSWSFPNGARPGRDEKTFVGDVFDDLRNRYGFTPDKTVIGGFSIGASRAWYTACEQGERTAAMVTFSGVFWNPLPKASDCVTGIPPMVHFHGTADRTFPLAGRAVGADSHQGDAFKSMAIMRERAKCNIKDTKKITLDGILCSSVPDCLRGDLIMCIHNGGHKARADWLDAGLTAVGFPK, encoded by the coding sequence ATGTTTCGTCTGTTCACCATTCTTATGCTGGTCGCCATCGCTCCCTCAAATATCCGCGCGATAACGGTTTGTGGCGGTGAGACAGCGTGCACGGTCCGCCAAGGGGATTATCGCATCGAATTGCCAATGGATGGGGATCTTCGCGGTGTTTATGTCTATTTCCATGGGTTCAAGAGCTCCGCCAAGTTGCAGATGGAGCAGCGCTCGTTGGTAAACATGACGCTCGCCCACCATCTTGCGTATGTTGCGGTCGATGGGATCGGCGGAAGCTGGTCCTTTCCCAATGGCGCCCGACCTGGACGAGACGAAAAGACCTTCGTGGGCGACGTTTTTGATGATCTGAGAAATCGATATGGGTTTACACCAGATAAGACCGTGATCGGTGGCTTCTCGATCGGGGCCTCGAGGGCTTGGTACACGGCCTGCGAACAGGGCGAGAGAACGGCAGCGATGGTAACGTTCTCCGGCGTGTTCTGGAATCCGCTTCCCAAGGCCAGTGACTGCGTCACCGGCATTCCGCCGATGGTGCATTTCCATGGGACGGCAGACCGGACATTCCCACTCGCAGGGCGCGCCGTCGGAGCGGATTCTCATCAAGGCGACGCTTTCAAGAGCATGGCGATCATGCGCGAACGGGCTAAGTGCAATATTAAGGACACCAAAAAAATCACGCTGGATGGCATCCTTTGTAGCAGCGTCCCTGACTGTCTCCGCGGTGACCTCATCATGTGCATCCATAACGGCGGCCACAAGGCTCGCGCCGATTGGCTTGATGCCGGCCTGACGGCTGTCGGCTTTCCAAAATGA
- a CDS encoding CaiB/BaiF CoA transferase family protein, translating to MTDHRKPASLEGLRILDLSRILAGPTATQLLADLGAQVIKVERPDVGDDTRSWGPPFAPNADGSDSDLSAYFLSANRNKRSIAIDLASDDGVALVKRLAAISDVVVENYKRGDLARRGLGYDDIRKIKPDIVWCAISGFGQTGPCADRTGYDFLIQAMGGVMSITGESDADGGRPVKVGMGIADVMCGMYATVGILAALRHHDRTGEGQYIDLALYDAQVAWLINAATNYLTSGKVPGRIGNRHPNIAPYQTFTTADGEIAIAVGNDQQFARFCEAIGAPELVNDERFARNRDRVVNIEALDQLVTEALKKDTAENWELRLIAAETPAGRVATIDQVVSYPQTVAREMVVEMHTQDGRPLRLLGNPLKMSATPVRFDRPPPHVDQDRDDILSELSQIEMRNSDVNMDERRSERQASKG from the coding sequence ATGACTGACCATCGGAAACCCGCCAGCCTCGAAGGACTGCGTATTCTAGATCTCTCACGCATCCTTGCGGGCCCGACCGCGACACAGCTCCTCGCCGACCTGGGCGCACAGGTCATCAAGGTCGAGCGGCCCGATGTCGGCGACGATACCCGCAGCTGGGGCCCGCCCTTCGCGCCGAATGCCGATGGAAGCGACAGCGATCTCAGCGCCTATTTTCTCTCGGCCAACCGCAACAAGCGATCAATCGCGATTGATCTCGCAAGCGACGATGGTGTCGCCCTAGTCAAGAGATTGGCCGCCATTTCGGACGTCGTCGTCGAGAACTACAAGCGGGGAGACCTTGCGCGCCGCGGCCTCGGCTATGACGATATCAGGAAGATAAAGCCGGATATCGTCTGGTGCGCGATTTCCGGCTTCGGCCAGACAGGCCCCTGCGCCGATCGCACCGGCTACGATTTCCTGATCCAGGCGATGGGCGGTGTCATGAGCATCACCGGCGAGAGCGATGCGGATGGGGGACGGCCGGTCAAGGTTGGCATGGGAATCGCCGATGTCATGTGCGGCATGTACGCGACCGTCGGCATTCTGGCCGCCCTTCGCCATCACGACCGCACGGGCGAGGGCCAATATATCGATCTGGCGCTTTACGATGCGCAGGTCGCATGGCTCATCAATGCCGCAACTAACTATTTGACGTCCGGCAAAGTGCCTGGAAGGATCGGAAACAGGCATCCGAACATCGCTCCCTATCAGACTTTCACGACGGCTGATGGCGAAATAGCGATTGCAGTCGGAAACGATCAGCAGTTTGCCCGTTTCTGCGAGGCCATCGGCGCGCCGGAGCTAGTCAACGACGAACGCTTCGCTCGCAATCGTGACAGAGTGGTGAATATCGAAGCGCTGGACCAGCTTGTCACCGAGGCGTTAAAAAAGGACACGGCGGAAAACTGGGAGCTGCGTCTCATTGCCGCCGAAACTCCCGCCGGTCGGGTGGCGACGATCGACCAGGTCGTTTCCTATCCGCAAACCGTGGCGCGCGAGATGGTGGTCGAGATGCACACGCAGGACGGGCGCCCCCTGCGACTTCTCGGAAATCCCCTCAAGATGTCGGCAACGCCGGTGCGTTTCGACCGACCTCCACCGCATGTCGATCAAGATCGCGACGATATCCTTTCGGAGCTTTCGCAAATCGAGATGCGCAACTCCGACGTAAACATGGATGAACGTCGAAGTGAACGGCAGGCTTCGAAGGGATAA
- a CDS encoding OpgC family protein → MKRLRDPRLDFFRGVGMLIILLAHIPNDGWALWIPARFGFSDATEMFVFQSGMACAIAFGSTFDRSGAFVLIARVAQRIWQIFWAHVVIFIVVAAIMVVAGTRYDGVTYVDSLNLVPFMKDPGHLLVGLLMLTYVPNYFDILPMYIVILVLMPLMILASKVDRSLPFVLMILLWLAAQFGLTRLPAEPWSDRSWFFDPFGWQFLFFTGFFLMRGVLPAPGYDRRLMSLAIVFVIVTVPFAWVRFQEAHPFFQMAAARIAPLTDKTDFGLLRFIHFMALCYIAVHLVGERGSRLRGPVVRVLSVVGQQSLAVFITGMVIAQPIGIALDHAGRTICAEVVGNLIGFATLIGTAYLVRWFKLSPWKS, encoded by the coding sequence GTGAAACGCCTGCGCGATCCGCGACTGGACTTCTTCCGCGGTGTCGGCATGCTCATCATTCTTCTGGCGCACATACCAAACGACGGCTGGGCTTTGTGGATTCCGGCGCGTTTCGGTTTCTCGGACGCCACGGAGATGTTCGTCTTCCAATCGGGAATGGCTTGCGCCATTGCTTTCGGTTCGACTTTCGACCGTAGCGGTGCGTTCGTTCTCATCGCCCGCGTCGCCCAGCGCATCTGGCAGATCTTCTGGGCTCATGTCGTCATCTTCATCGTAGTGGCAGCCATCATGGTAGTCGCGGGAACGCGCTATGACGGTGTCACCTATGTCGACAGCCTGAACCTCGTACCCTTCATGAAGGATCCTGGCCATCTGCTGGTCGGGCTGCTGATGCTGACTTACGTGCCGAACTATTTCGATATCCTTCCGATGTACATCGTCATCCTGGTGCTGATGCCGCTGATGATCCTTGCTTCGAAAGTCGATCGCTCCCTGCCGTTCGTCTTGATGATCCTGCTGTGGTTAGCCGCACAGTTCGGCCTCACACGGCTGCCCGCTGAACCGTGGTCGGATCGCTCCTGGTTCTTCGATCCCTTCGGCTGGCAATTTCTGTTCTTCACGGGTTTCTTCCTGATGCGCGGCGTCCTACCGGCGCCGGGCTACGATCGCCGGCTGATGTCGCTCGCAATCGTCTTCGTGATCGTGACGGTGCCCTTCGCGTGGGTCCGTTTCCAGGAAGCTCATCCCTTCTTCCAGATGGCTGCGGCGCGCATCGCTCCGCTGACCGACAAAACCGATTTCGGCCTGCTGCGCTTCATTCACTTCATGGCGCTCTGCTACATTGCCGTCCATCTGGTCGGCGAAAGGGGATCGCGGCTGCGCGGTCCGGTCGTTCGGGTCTTATCCGTCGTCGGCCAGCAATCGCTTGCCGTCTTTATAACCGGCATGGTGATCGCCCAGCCGATCGGCATCGCGCTCGATCATGCCGGCCGCACGATCTGCGCCGAAGTGGTCGGTAACCTGATCGGGTTCGCAACACTTATCGGTACCGCCTATCTGGTTCGTTGGTTCAAACTTTCTCCCTGGAAATCGTGA